A stretch of Fusarium poae strain DAOMC 252244 chromosome 2, whole genome shotgun sequence DNA encodes these proteins:
- a CDS encoding hypothetical protein (SECRETED:SignalP(1-34)~BUSCO:24674at5125~CAZy:GH152): MGSSSRRKGVSSISICRVLVPTLAVGFFLQTAKADGSTAASKRSDNGLLNFPGRISAATRREPDESSDSDRPIPLTITNKCDSTIWPGIATQAGKGPGTGGFELTQGKSKDLWVSSDWQGRVWGRTNCTVKDDSCSCKTGDCSGKLDCESSGATPATLAEFTLAGGMQGKQTFYDISLVDGYNLPLGLNYIPAKNTTFIPPNLTNCACIASPSWIYASSETGTYYTNSTYPVPLETRVSNENARNWCPWKYLAFPPTKPGDGVYPYPDDDIQRPEFSPCNSACAAYGTDKDCCVGEYHDPDVCKPSAYSKRAKIICPDAYSFAFDDQQSTFIIPTGGGFEVIMCPKGRSTNILRQLGKEMNELAESGSLSELTQKKLTDVTYIVSEKSLGNSVLPTKLLMVSTGLATALWLLV; encoded by the exons ATGGGGTCCTCTTCAAGACGCAAAGGCGTTAGTAGCATTTCCATATGTCGAGTATTGGTGCCTACTCTTGCCGTTGGTTTCTTTCTGCAGACTGCAAAGGCAGATGGCTCAACTGCTGCCTCCAAGCGATCAGACAATGGACTTCTGAATTTCCCAGGACGAATTAGTGCTGCAACACGAAGGGAACCGGATGAATCCAGCGACTCTGATAGGCCTATTCCTTTGACCATAACCAACAAATGCGACTCAACAATATGGCCCGGTATCGCGACACAGGCTGGCAAGGGCCCAGGAACTGGAGGCTTCGAGCTTACCCAAGGGAAGAGCAAAGACCTTTGGGTCTCGTCGGATTGGCAAGGACGGGTTTGGGGTCGCACAAATTGCACAGTAAAGGATGACTCGTGCTCTTGCAAAACGGGAGACTGTTCTGGAAAGTTGGATTGCGAGTCCAGT GGCGCTACGCCAGCGACTCTGGCTGAATTTACGCTGGCTGGTGGTATGCAAGGGAAACAGACCTTTTACGATATCTCACTGGTAGATGGTTACAACCTCCCACTGGGTCTCAACTACATTCCTGCGAAGAACACGACCTTTATCCCACCCAACCTCACCAATTGTGCCTGCATTGCTTCTCCTAGTTGGATCTATGCAAGCAGTGAGACTGGAACCTACTACACAAACTCAACTTACCCTGTTCCTTTGGAAACTCGGGTTAGCAATGAGAACGCTCGGAACTGGTGTCCATGGAAGTACCTCGCTTTCCCACCCACTAAGCCTGGGGATGGGGTCTACCCTTATCCAGACGACGACATCCAACGACCAGAGTTCTCCCCGTGTAACAGCGCATGCGCTGCATACGGGACTGACAAGGACTGTTGTGTTGGAGAGTATCACGATCCAGATGTTTGCAAGCCTTCGGCCTATAGCAAGAGGGCAAAGATAATCTGCCCCGATGCCTACAGTTTCGCTTTTGATGACCAGCAGTCTACTTTTATTATCCCCACAGGTGGAGGATTTGAAGTCATCATGTGTCCTAAGGGCCGATCGACCAATATTTTACGACAACTTGGAAAAGAAATGAACGAGCTGGCTGAATCAGGCAGCCTGTCGGAGTTGACACAGAAGAAGCTCACAGACGTCACTTATATTGTATCTGAAAAGAGCCTTGGAAATAGTGTCTTGCCCACAAAGCTCCTGATGGTTTCGACAGGATTGGCAACAGCACTTTGGCTTCTTGTCTGA
- a CDS encoding hypothetical protein (BUSCO:52268at5125), with product MAGDEEHDGASVQEILIEACRRNNVELLDECLESKTDAEISKLLNETKTVMGNHLYHEAASRGNYEIIDHLLDQPEFECDPVNTREGDTPLHTAIRWINSEPPAQRPFGNALVEMMLEAGSNTRVKNKARLTPYQLVDPTNTELRELIQKHEYANQNAGDFITVNNSGSQGAVLDVPDESDDDAEFSGSDEEERAEWERRRKDKQRK from the exons ATGGCCGGAGACGAAGAACACGAT GGCGCTTCTGTCCAGGAAATCTTGATCGAAGCCTGCCGCCGTAACAACGTTGAGCTTCTGGATGAATGCCTGGAGTCAAAGACCGACGCTGAAATCTCAAAACTCCTCAACGAGACCAAAACCGTTATGGGCAACCATCTCTACCATGAAGCTGCCTCTCGAGGAAATT ACGAAATCATCGATCACCTCCTCGACCAGCCCGAATTCGAGTGCGATCCTGTAAACACCAGGGAAGGCGACACACCACTCCATACTGCCATCAGATGGATAAACTCTGAGCCTCCCGCCCAGCGACCTTTTGGCAACGCTCTCGTCGAGATGATGCTCGAGGCCGGTTCCAACACCCGAGTCAAGAACAAGGCCCGCCTCACCCCATACCAGCTTGTCGACCCCACCAACACAGAACTCCGCGAGCTGATCCAGAAACACGAATATGCGAACCAAAATGCAGGAGATTTCATCACCGTGAATAACTCGGGTAGCCAGGGTGCTGTGCTTGATGTTCCGGACGAAAGTGACGATGATGCTGAGTTCAGTGGTagtgatgaagaggagcgtGCTGAATGGGAGAGAAGGCGGAAGGACAAACAGCGCAAGTAG
- the SOH1 gene encoding suppressor of hpr1, which produces MAEEASQDVSMGSSPPAPTQTDQEPKYGGYSRFEIELEFVQSLANPAYLNHLASQKLLNQPAFVAYLAYLRYWSKPPYLKYLTYPGPTLRHLELLQQETFRQQIISPDVVRALMEEGMKASVDWHREN; this is translated from the exons ATGGCAGAGGAAGCGTCTCAAGATGTCTCAATGGGATCCTCCCCTCCCGCACCTACTCAAACAGACCAAGAGCCCAAATATGGTGGCTACTCACGATTCGAGATCGAACTCGAG TTTGTTCAATCTCTGGCGAACCCAGCCTACCTCAATCACCTCGCGTCCCAGAAGCTCCTTAACCAGCCCGCCTTTGTCGCATACCTTGCCTACCTTCGGTATTGGAGCAAGCCGCCGTATCTCAAATACCTAACATATCCTGGCCCGACACTGCGACATCTCGAGCTCCTTCAGCAGGAAACATTCCGACAGCAGATCATTAGCCCCGATGTAGTAAGGGCGCTGATGGAGGAGGGCATGAAGGCCTCAGTCGACTGGCACCGCGAGAACTGA
- a CDS encoding hypothetical protein (SECRETED:SignalP(1-15)~TransMembrane:1 (n3-10c15/16o183-203i)) encodes MKAALFIAAAGLVVAQDLSGQPECALKCLKEYIPKAGCELDDTACQCESSFQTKLAPIITPCLTESCQVEDLLKAQQAAADACKAYAATAGAGSTTVAPTESLGSVTVSIDTSITGSASVPAIFSSIPDEKPIPPVTPRPGNGTVTKTATEGGGSGGGAVTPTGTSGGGGGSTGGASSVPTDAGAAAVVPAMGILAIIAAAIAL; translated from the exons ATGAAGGCTGCTCTCTTCATTGCCGCTGCTGGCCTCGTTGTCGCCCAGGACCTCAGTGGTCAACCCGAGTGTGCT CTTAAATGTCTTAAGGAATACATCCCCAAGGCCGGCTGCGAGCTCGACGATACTGCATGCCAATGCGAGTCTTCTTTCCAAACCAAGCTCGCTCCCATCATCACACCCTGCTTGACCGAATCATGCCAGGTTGAAGACCTCCTCAAGGCCCAGcaggctgctgctgatgcCTGCAAGGCCTACGCCGCCACCGCTGGCGCCGGCTCCACCACTGTCGCTCCCACCGAGAGTCTCGGCTCTGTCACCGTCAGCATCGACACCTCCATCACTGGCTCTGCTAGTGTTCCCGCCATCTTCTCAAGCATCCCTGATGAGAAGCCCATCCCTCCTGTTACTCCCCGTCCCGGTAACGGAACAGTTACCAAGACCGCGACAGAGGGAGGTGGATCCGGAGGAGGCGCTGTTACACCCACTGGAACTtccggcggcggcggcggcagcacCGGTGGTGCCAGCAGTGTTCCTACCGACGCTGGTGCTGCTGCCGTTGTCCCTGCCATGGGTATTCTCGCCATTATCGCTGCTGCCATTGCTCTGTAA
- a CDS encoding hypothetical protein (BUSCO:33641at5125): protein MPFSDPSTSSTSFTSLPPELRVKIWSRANEPRIVLYGDLAQGNGSCPLPTVTQVNTEARDETRLGYEPIGRGSFLDFSKDILVCDHMISDQATDQYLDELAPRVRRMAFWDCFPDDGRVHMPHRYSAYLSVCFNRPGYFGRIEFDRCWFPNLDELWIVKVGEIDPRWRVPVNKQATYESRLKELAKQFRYWVEDEIIEMAPLDLSDPDSHAVLYEGRCGKEDCHELNRGRTKMVSKVVFLDGKYKAPDDGQQWVRIFPLRAKEETGDQIHADELRWVAIERILTFNLHREAWSEGGREIRRRRQLT, encoded by the coding sequence ATGCCTTTTTCGGACccatcaacttcatccaCCAGCTTCACTTCTTTGCCCCCCGAACTTCGCGTGAAGATATGGTCACGGGCCAATGAGCCTCGCATCGTTTTATACGGTGATCTAGCCCAAGGGAATGGGTCTTGTCCGTTACCAACTGTTACACAAGTCAATACCGAAGCGCGAGACGAAACTCGATTAGGATATGAGCCAATAGGCCGCGGATCGTTCTTGGACTTTTCCAAAGATATCCTTGTTTGCGATCATATGATCTCAGACCAAGCAACAGACCAGTATTTAGATGAACTAGCGCCCCGTGTCAGACGGATGGCCTTCTGGGATTGTTTCCCCGATGATGGACGGGTGCATATGCCTCATCGCTACTCCGCCTACCTATCTGTGTGCTTCAATCGACCGGGATACTTTGGGAGAATCGAGTTTGACCGATGCTGGTTCCCTAACCTGGATGAACTATGGATTGTGAAGGTGGGAGAAATCGACCCACGCTGGCGGGTCCCTGTGAACAAGCAAGCGACATACGAATCTCGGCTCAAAGAGCTGGCAAAGCAATTCAGGTACTGGGTAGAGGATGAGATCATCGAGATGGCACCTCTAGATCTCAGCGACCCTGATTCCCATGCTGTTCTTTACGAAGGCCGTTGTGGAAAAGAAGATTGTCACGAACTCAACCGGGGACGTACGAAGATGGTATCTAAGGTTGTGTTTCTCGATGGAAAATATAAAGCTCCCGATGACGGTCAGCAATGGGTACGAATCTTCCCATTGCGGGCAAAAGAAGAAACCGGTGATCAGATCCATGCAGATGAGTTAAGATGGGTTGCCATTGAGAGAATCTTGACCTTCAATCTACATCGCGAAGCCTGGAGCGAAGGTGGAAGGGAGATCAGACGCCGCAGACAGTTGACTTGA
- a CDS encoding hypothetical protein (BUSCO:1210at5125) yields the protein MPSFDQLTDAPKKGKIIKSAYDSESFESDGTIHVDGLVGSATISPAGRDVALASPDGLAIIDLDSPYSPPRRLRTHGLPWLVVDVQWSPFAARDYWIVSAANHRALVWNLNRREDSSSGAIEHSLQGHSRAITDVNWSAHHPDLLSTCSVDGYIHAWDLRRPRQPVLTFCDWTAGASQVKYNRQASHILASAHDRWLHIWDERRSSEPLKSIKAHKSKIYGLDWNRSDQKSIVSCSIDKRINFWDYTAEEPLQHTIETGFPVWRARHTPFGHGLLAIPQNDPGDLYLYDTRFKPESKLTTQPIDVWPGHGDHKAKEFLWRCRGGITDDGKDNREFQLVSWGTDNELKLQCIDPKAFAAIGHKRGIPADPAISLTRKGATYKTFRTVDETADRDRKSATMSDHRPGTNYHKQSALTLGMRSGTTQSHRAAVAWRGPSMKAKIPGRAVDRNQSQIGWMKGIAMTKRKASTSVKRHLSKDSGIFGHGYPDDEWAEPDTIQEELLRISHQLPKVKWDNINMDNMTLNASLNGPWGTDGDTIFIKVRIDIPIGYPKTKAPKFFVERSSFMPAETHKKIDREIHQLSDQFLQRKHNCLEVAFTYLLGEVDLESSTTFFKNVRDLDDELDGLADESSSESDEDIPAGGSASMSQELPPHNELDTALAPPNRTIVPPPPRTCGARFSHNGRLVCFFPSKEEKARALFTTTMDAYRERPKGEPFFAGFGRIAHDLSPRQRFMAEDTSASSGDSDSSASGSSSSSSSSSDSESTSMHKISLWYHPSRQFRKTWSEDRSIRSSGGGTGVGTGTGTGTSRRRPGRPKNLISIHDFRALHPSKEEFAREYAIFGDGAEVCEHNAKVAEKYNARDLVDVWRYLALLLNKGVPLEILSHNQRRDSILVIAHDVVSRCNANSSPHDSLWDRHEGALSGRVKWGKHPLARDFIMDLFAYFEKIADIQMLAMLSCIFSESSAADSVAYFESHLPQPDTPLPLKAPAFSLDYFPTDASLWNIGGRSYTNSAITTPMTVHTPVHYAGSQASDDGIWAGDAASNSYSCGETPPNRFKGYLGDVEAPPSVSTSPNTRFLNRANSGLASAFAANLPRSFAGVSSSSPPNHGRKKPSPAETYLSSLAPGNVTWSASTAMDSNGGRTSLDDDEFRRDEFLPLVPTKISVTMEDQTAFDDDGWLNIPLLESSQADAHARYRYAYAEMLQMWNQPLARLEIMKFNSLKENMTGGRSDDDFHDPATGHDSAHGKNRGNHANSSPIAMGKKDQLQALLASGRGLDVTGMCRIHEIQLEPLRYTSSDPKVGGAVGTCDRCHQTQSQLTCVYCLEPVDALFPPCLACGCASHEACLAEWHAAGETQCPAGDECNCVEEAADGQVESWAALQGAMLKGQRHMMMLPGPAMEDSDEDVKVTRDWERVEPAVPSRMQGFSAASISLGNRLRKSAGEWSRASSLRRGDRRNIM from the exons atgccGTCATTCGACCAACTCACTGATGCCCCTAAGAAAGGGAAGATCATTAAGTCCGCCTATGACAGCGAGAGCTTCGAATCTGATGGTACTATTCACGTTGACGGTCTGGTCGGTTCAGCCACTATCTCTCCTGCAGGACGAGACGTCGCATTGGCTTC GCCTGATGGGCTCGCAATCATAGACCTTGATTCGCCATATAGCCCCCCTCGACGATTGAGAACTCATGGTCTTCCTTGGCTTGTCGTGGATGTTCAATGGTCCCCCTTTGCTGCTCGCGACTACTGGATTGTCTCGGCCGCTAACCATCGTGCTCTTGTGTGGAATTTGAATCGAAGAGAAGACTCTAGCTCAGGCGCGATCGAGCACTCACTGCAAGGCCACAGCCGCGCCATCACTGATGTCAACTGGTCTGCTCACCATCCCGACCTCTTATCAACTTGCTCAGTAGATGGCTATATCCACGCATGGGACCTCCGAAGACCACGCCAGCCCGTTCTTACCTTCTGCGATTGGACTGCCGGCGCATCACAAGTCAAGTACAATCGCCAGGCATCACACATACTTGCTTCAGCCCATGATCGATGGCTGCATATCTGGGACGAACGCCGGTCTTCTGAGCCTCTTAAATCTATCAAGGCCCACAAGTCCAAGATTTACGGTCTAGATTGGAACCGCTCAGACCAAAAATCCATTGTTTCCTGTTCCATCGATAAGAGAATCAACTTCTGGGATTATACTGCTGAGGAACCTCTACAGCACACCATTGAAACTGGCTTCCCAGTATGGAGAGCTCGTCACACTCCCTTTGGGCACGGTCTCTTGGCCATACCCCAAAACGATCCAGGTGATCTATATCTATACGACACACGTTTCAAACCAGAATCGAAGTTGACAACTCAGCCAATTGATGTTTGGCCTGGACACGGAGATCATAAAGCAAAGGAGTTCCTGTGGAGATGCCGCGGTGGTATAACGGACGATGGCAAAGATAACCGTGAATTCCAGCTCGTCTCCTGGGGTACAGACAATGAACTAAAGCTGCAATGTATTGATCCCAAGGCTTTTGCTGCCATTGGACACAAACGAGGCATACCGGCAGATCCGGCGATCAGTCTCACACGAAAGGGTGCTACATACAAAACGTTCCGTACAGTGGATGAGACGGCAGACCGTGATCGAAAATCTGCTACCATGAGCGATCACCGTCCTGGGACCAATTATCACAAACAAAGTGCACTAACGTTGGGAATGCGATCAGGAACGACCCAGAGTCATCGTGCGGCGGTGGCATGGCGAGGTCCTTCAATGAAGGCCAAGATTCCTGGAAGGGCTGTCGACCGCAATCAGTCACAGATAGGATGGATGAAGGGAATCGCCATGACCAAGAGAAAGGCGTCAACAAGCGTCAAACGACACCTGTCGAAAGACTCGGGTATTTTTGGCCATGGGTATCCTGACGACGAGTGGGCTGAACCCGACACCATCCAGGAAGAACTTCTGCGTATTAGCCATCAGCTCCCGAAAGTGAAGTGGGATAATATCAATATGGACAACATGACCCTGAATGCTTCGTTGAACGGACCATGGGGAACTGACGGGGACACCATTTTCATCAAGGTCCGCATCGATATACCAATCGGTTACCCCAAAACCAAGGCACCAAAGTTCTTCGTCGAAAGGTCGTCTTTCATGCCCGCGGAAACTCACAAGAAGATTGATCGTGAAATTCATCAACTATCGGACCAGTTCTTGCAAAGAAAACATAATTGTCTCGAGGTTGCATTCACGTATCTCCTAGGAGAGGTTGATCTTGAAAGCAGCACAACTTTCTTCAAGAATGTTAGGGACCTTGATGATGAGCTTGATGGTCTGGCAGATGAAAGTTCAAGTGAGTCTGACGAAGACATACCCGCGGGCGGTTCAGCATCCATGTCTCAAGAACTCCCACCGCACAACGAACTTGACACTGCACTTGCGCCTCCAAACAGGACCATCGTGCCACCGCCACCTAGAACGTGCGGTGCTAGATTCTCGCATAATGGACGGCTAGTCTGCTTCTTCCCTTCCAAAGAGGAAAAAGCCAGAGCTCTATTCACAACTACAATGGATGCTTACAGGGAGCGTCCAAAGGGGGAACCCTTCTTTGCTGGTTTTGGTAGAATCGCACATGATCTCAGCCCCCGGCAGCGATTCATGGCAGAAGACACCTCTGCGTCTAGTGGAGATTCTGACTCTTCTGCCTCAggatcctcctcctcctcctcgtcttcaAGTGATTCAGAGTCTACGTCAATGCACAAGATAAGTCTCTGGTATCACCCAAGTCGCCAGTTTAGGAAAACTTGGAGCGAGGACAGGTCGATACGGTCTAGCGGTGGTGGCACAGGAGTTGGCACTGGTACTGGTACGGGAACAAGTCGCCGCCGGCCTGGTCGGCCAAAGAACCTCATATCGATACATGATTTCCGTGCTCTTCATCCCTCAAAGGAGGAGTTTGCGCGTGAGTACGCAATATTTGGAGATGGAGCTGAAGTGTGTGAGCACAATGCAAAGGTTGCTGAGAAGTACAACGCCCGTGATCTTGTTGATGTCTGGCGATATCTCGCGCTGTTATTGAACAAGGGTGTGCCACTTGAGATTCTCTCACACAATCAGCGTCGTGACTCCATCTTGGTGATCGCTCACGATGTGGTCTCAAGATGCAATGCCAACTCTTCTCCTCACGATTCGCTCTGGGACAGACATGAAGGTGCATTATCAGGTAGAGTAAAATGGGGCAAGCACCCTTTGGCCCGCGACTTCATTATGGATCTGTTTGCATACTTTGAAAAAATTGCGGACATCCAAATGTTGGCAATGCTTTCATGCATATTTAGCGAGTCCTCTGCTGCGGATAGTGTGGCATATTTTGAGTCGCATCTACCTCAACCCGATACTCCCCTTCCTCTGAAAGCCCCAGCATTCTCTCTGGACTACTTTCCAACAGATGCCTCTCTCTGGAATATTGGCGGTCGTAGTTATACAAACTCGGCCATCACCACACCGATGACAGTACATACTCCTGTCCACTATGCTGGATCGCAAGCATCCGATGATGGCATTTGGGCTGGAGATGCAGCATCAAATTCATACTCTTGTGGAGAAACACCACCAAATAGATTCAAAGGGTATCTTGGAGACGTCGAAGCGCCACCTAGTGTATCAACATCCCCAAACACTCGGTTCCTGAATCGAGCAAACTCCGGGTTGGCATCTGCTTTCGCAGCTAATCTTCCTCGCTCGTTCGCAGGAGTtagctcttcttctcccccGAATCACGGAAGAAAGAAACCAAGCCCCGCTGAAACATATCTCAGTAGTTTGGCCCCTGGCAATGTCACATGGAGTGCCTCTACTGCCATGGACTCTAATGGTGGCAGAACTTCATTGGATGACGACGAGTTCCGTAGAGATGAGTTCCTACCTCTCGTTCCTACAAAGATATCTGTCACTATGGAGGATCAAACTGCGTTTGACGACGATGGCTGGTTGAATATACCATTGCTCGAGTCCAGTCAGGCGGATGCTCATGCTCGCTACCGGTACGCGTATGCTGAGATGCTGCAAATGTGGAATCAACCTCTTGCTAGACTTGAGATCATGAAATTCAACTCGCTCAAGGAGAACATGACTGGTGGACGCAGCGATGATGATTTCCACGATCCAGCCACTGGTCACGATAGTGCACATGGCAAGAATCGTGGAAATCACGCCAATTCATCTCCCATTGCTATGGGCAAGAAGGATCAACTTCAAGCTTTGCTTGCATCAGGCCGTGGTCTGGATGTCACAGGCATGTGCCGTATACATGAGATCCAATTGGAGCCTCTTCGATACACGTCTAGTGACCCCAAGGTTGGTGGCGCTGTGGGCACATGTGATCGTTGCCATCAGACTCAGAGTCAGCTCACATGTGTGTATTGTCTTGAGCCGGTGGATGCGCTGTTCCCTCCTTGCTTAGCCTGCGGCTGTGCTAGCCATGAAGCATGTCTAGCAGAGTGGCATGCTGCGGGCGAAACGCAATGTCCTGCTGGTGATGAATGCAATTGCGTGGAGGAGGCCGCAGACGGTCAAGTCGAGTCATGGGCAGCACTGCAGGGTGCCATGCTCAAAGGACAAAGGCATATGATGATGCTGCCTGGACCGGCTATGGAAGATAGCGATGAGGACGTGAAAGTAACTCGCGACTGGGAAAGAGTAGAGCCTGCTGTTCCGTCGCGAATGCAAGGGTTTTCTGCCGCCAGCATTAGTCTTGGTAACAGATTGAGGAAATCGGCGGGAGAGTGGTCAAGGGCTTCGAGTTTGAGACGAGGTGATCGGAGGAACATAATGTAA
- the UBC13 gene encoding Ubiquitin-conjugating enzyme 13 (BUSCO:52863at5125), translating to MALPKRIIKETERLMAEPVPGISAIPHEDNLRYFDVQIHGPAQSPYEGGVFNLELFLPDDYPMTPPKIRFLTKIFHPNVDKLGRICLDVLKNNWSPALQIRTILLSIQALLGAPNPDDPLAADVAKSWKEDEQAAIATAKEWTAQYAKP from the exons ATGGCTCTTCCAAAGCGTATCATTAAAGAGACAGAAAGGCTCATGGCCGAACC TGTCCCAGGTATCAGTGCTATCCCTCACGAGGACAACCTCCGATACTTCGATGTTCAAATCCACGGCCCTGCCCAGTCTCCTTACGAGG GCGGTGTCTTCAACCTTGAGCTCTTCCTACCCGACGACTACCCCATGACACCTCCCAAGATCCGATTTCTTACCAAGATCTTCCACCCCAACGTTGATAAACTTGGTCGCATCTGTCTTGACGTCCTTAAGA ATAATTGGTCTCCCGCCCTTCAGATCCGAACTATCCTTCTCTCTATCCAGGCTCTTCTCGGTGCCCCTAACCCCGACGATCCCCTCGCTGCCGATGTCGCCAAGAGCTGGAAGGAGGACGAGCAGGCGGCTATCGCAACCGCCAAGGAGTGGACTGCTCAGTACGCGAAgccctga
- a CDS encoding hypothetical protein (MEROPS:MER0036370~CAZy:CE10) has translation MSFPDPELMSYVFKTAPPLEPAWLEHEDEVKKKGPPQTFNTTQERQPVYARECRVLYEQMTAPGARDYDLSQGFVRNELTVPSSMDDHPIPILQLELESHEPEVIVIFFHGGGLKVGEADSEELSCRHIVKSAAAKVRLYSVGYRLLPQNPAKTCLSDCLDAFRALQEPSARIIVAGSSSGGQMASAVAQTVPQGSIHGLLLRCPVTADRASGEEFVPERLRPYHKSVSPTFISSLNRYLNRDIPRDGFEKLPLEVPVAELKGHPRTWIQLTSNDTLYSDGLCYGMLLRDAGIEVKLQVEVGWPHTFWLKAPHLDFALTCEKHMTEGLNWLIKTI, from the coding sequence ATGAGTTTTCCTGATCCTGAGCTCATGAGCTATGTTTTCAAAACTGCTCCCCCCTTAGAACCCGCTTGGTTAGAACATGAGGATGaagtcaagaagaagggcccTCCTCAGACATTCAATACCACCCAAGAGAGACAGCCAGTCTATGCCCGAGAGTGTCGTGTTCTTTACGAGCAGATGACTGCGCCAGGTGCTCGAGACTATGATTTATCTCAGGGTTTCGTCAGGAATGAGCTTACGGTGCCCTCATCCATGGATGACCATCCAATCCCTATTCTTCAACTAGAGCTTGAGAGTCACGAACCAGAGGTTATAGTTATCTTCTTCCATGGAGGAGGCCTAAAGGTTGGCGAGGCAGATAGTGAAGAGCTTTCGTGTCGGCATATCGTCAAATCAGCGGCAGCCAAGGTCCGTCTATACTCAGTAGGCTATCGTTTGCTGCCCCAGAACCCAGCCAAAACATGCCTTTCGGATTGCCTAGATGCTTTCAGGGCACTGCAAGAACCGTCTGCGAGGATAATTGTCGCCGGGAGCTCAAGTGGTGGGCAGATGGCATCTGCGGTAGCTCAAACGGTTCCTCAAGGATCGATACATGGTCTGCTACTAAGGTGTCCTGTTACAGCCGATAGGGCCAGTGGCGAAGAGTTTGTGCCTGAGAGACTGCGCCCATACCACAAAAGTGTATCCCCTACTTTCATCTCCTCTCTGAATAGATACCTGAATCGGGATATCCCAAGAGATGGCTTTGAGAAACTCCCTCTGGAGGTTCCCGTAGCGGAGTTGAAGGGACACCCTCGGACATGGATTCAACTCACCTCCAATGACACTCTTTACTCGGATGGTCTGTGCTATGGGATGCTCCTCAGAGACGCAGGAATCGAAGTCAAATTGCAGGTTGAGGTTGGGTGGCCACATACTTTCTGGCTCAAAGCTCCTCACTTGGACTTTGCATTGACGTGTGAAAAGCATATGACAGAAGGCTTGAATTGGCTTATCAAGACGATATAA
- the ATP7 gene encoding ATP synthase d subunit (BUSCO:51882at5125), producing the protein MATRSAALKLDWTKVTSSLGLRGQTVASLQAFKKRNEDVRRKVQQLKEQPTTVDFSQYRSVLKNQAIVDEIEKRFNAFKPVTYDVSRQLKAIDAFEAEAVKNAEATKQAVDLELKDLAATLKNIEEARPFEDLTVDEVAAAEKSIDEKTDQLVSKGRWMVPGYKEKFGDLAMV; encoded by the exons ATGGCGACT CGAAGCGCAGCTCTCAAGCTTGACTGGACCAAGGTCACCAGCTCCCTTGGACTCCGCGGCCAGACCGTTGCCTCCCTGCAGGCCTTCAAGAAGCGCAACGAGGACGTCCGCCGCAAGGTCCAGCAACTCAAGGAGCAGCCCACCACCGTCGACTTCTCCCAGTACCGATCCGTCCTCAAGAACCAGGCTATCGTCGATGAGATTGAGAAGCGATTCAACGCCTTCAAGCCCGTTACCTACGATGTTAGCCGACAGCTGAAGGCTATCGACGCCTTCGAGGCCGAGGCCGTCAAGAACGCCGAGGCCACCAAGCAGGCCGTCGACCTCGAGCTCAAGGACCTCGCCGCTACCCTCAAGAACATCGAGGAGGCCCGACCATTCGAGGACCTCACTGTC GACGAGGTTGCTGCTGCCGAGAAGTCTATCGACGAGAAGACCGACCAGCTCGTTTCCAAGGGCCGATGGATGGTGCCAGGCTACAAG GAGAAGTTTGGCGACTTGGCTATGGTTTAG